A genome region from Columba livia isolate bColLiv1 breed racing homer chromosome 2, bColLiv1.pat.W.v2, whole genome shotgun sequence includes the following:
- the BHLHE22 gene encoding class E basic helix-loop-helix protein 22, with product MERALGLPAEEDLFHKSLAASAKRMESAFRSPPGLDLSHPRDRQPSPLACYEAAEPEALLQPGVGGDPLALPPGSVCVKYGESASRSSVAESSGGEQSPDDDSDGRCELVLRGAGGDPRVASPAAGGGGGGGGGGGLKAAEGGCSNSHGHGGSKKSKEQKALRLNINARERRRMHDLNDALDELRAVIPYAHSPSVRKLSKIATLLLAKNYILMQAQALEEMRRLVAYLNQGQAISAASLPSSAAAAAAAAAALHPALGAYEQAAGYPFSAGLPPTTSCPEKCAIFNSVSSSLCKQCTEKP from the coding sequence ATGGAGCGGGCGCTGGGGCTGCCCGCAGAAGAGGACCTCTTCCACAAGAGCCTCGCCGCCTCGGCCAAGCGCATGGAGTCCGCCTTCCGCTCGCCCCCGGGGCTCGACCTCTCCCACCCCCGCGACCGTCAGCCCTCGCCGCTCGCCTGCTACGAGGCGGCGGAGCCCGAGGCGCTGCTGCAGCCCGGCGTCGGCGGCGACCCGCTGGCGCTGCCGCCAGGCTCCGTCTGCGTCAAGTACGGGGAGAGCGCCAGCCGCAGCTCGGTGGCCGAGAGCAGCGGTGGCGAGCAGAGCCCCGACGACGACAGCGACGGCCGCTGCGAGCTGGTGCTGCGCGGTGCCGGGGGGGACCCGCGCGTCGCCTCtccggcggcgggcggcggcggcggcggcggggggggcggtgggcTCAAGGCGGCCGAGGGTGGCTGCTCCAACAGCCACGGGCACGGCGGCAGCAAGAAGTCCAAGGAGCAGAAGGCGCTGCGCCTCAACATCAACgcgcgggagcggcggcggatGCACGACCTGAACGACGCGCTGGACGAGCTGCGGGCGGTCATCCCCTACGCGCACAGCCCCTCGGTGCGGAAGCTCTCCAAGATCGCCACGCTCCTCCTGGCCAAGAACTACATCCTGATGCAGGCGCAGGCCCTGGAGGAGATGCGGCGCCTGGTGGCTTATCTCAACCAGGGCCAGGCCATCTCGGCAGCCTCCTTGCCCAGCTccgccgcggcggcggcggcggcggcagcggcgctgCACCCCGCCCTCGGCGCCTACGAGCAGGCGGCCGGCTACCCCTTCAGCGCTgggctgcctcccaccacctcCTGCCCGGAGAAATGTGCCATTTTCAACAGCGTCTCCTCCAGCCTCTGCAAACAGTGCACGGAGAAGCCTTAA